DNA from Branchiostoma floridae strain S238N-H82 chromosome 15, Bfl_VNyyK, whole genome shotgun sequence:
GTCTCATATCATTTGTTTAAACTGACTTGTATTTTCTACTTACCACATACATTTGGGGGATTTGAATGTGGCTTGATACGACATTTCTGTCTGTACCAATGGCTTTATTTAGAAAATCAAGTAGTTACTTCAGAGCTTCAGAACTCCGTTAACAAGAGCAGTGTCACACTTTGTAAAGTTTTGCATTAGTTTGTACAGAGCTTCAACTGTTGTCAGTCATATTGAGCACGGACCCTATTGTATGTTTAACCGGTCAGATCAAGTTACGCAAATCAACCATATCACATGAGAGCCAAGGTACAAGTCTGGCCACTTCAGTCCCTGCTGTTTGTCGCAAGTAAGTGCAAGTGTAAGAACTATCGGGAGCAGATCTCCCACAAACGGAATCTAGAACGACGACAGAAGAAGTCCTCAATCCCCCCTGACAATAAAACCAGAAGATCCTGAGTCAGTGAGTGACCAACTCACGTTGAGAGGTGAGTTTTATGTGTGTTAAGCAGAGATTTTGTCATATAGTCATCACATCTATTGACCATCTAGGTGTAAGTCAACTTGTTATTCCGTACATTTTAGTTAAAATGGTTTCATCAAATGTAtagcaaaatgattttttcttgtCATATAAGAACGTGGCAGAAAATATAATGACAAAGATATTCCAAATTATACTTCCTCACAAGATGGTATTTGTATAATTATTTTTGTAactacagtatttttttgtgtgtttacctGGGGAAATTACATGCAGTGGGGGCTACAAGCAATATTCTATTCCATACCTTTGTTGCTTAGATGGCACCATAAAGGCTTCTGCTACTAATATTCTAATATTATTACCTCTACATACCACCGTATGTATAATTCGAATCCATTAGTGATGATAGGAGTCAAAGTCATAAGATTTCTTATCAATAAAGGCTGAAACCATGAAATTTCCTGCAAATAGTACATTTCTTTGTAACATAATAACTACTTGTACTTTGGATAGAATTGATTTTAGCACATGATGATGGGTAGCACAATTGAATAGGCAAATCAATGGCCTTTTTAATGTTTACAGATTTGACAGCCCAAGTCCAGAATACCATCTTACAAGTCCTGTCACAGTggttgacagctgtcaatcTTCACATCATCTGTATCAAGGTAGGATTCGTTTTACTGATGATTCATGTTGTTTACAAAGACagttgcaaaatgtacattgtatcaagTATCGATTGAATGGTATTTAGTATCTCTCGTCATAAATTTTGTATCAGGACGGAGAGAGAGCGCCATGAGTAAGAAGCTACCAGGTGTGCTGATATTCCTCCTGGTCGCCCTTAATGCGTGGGGATCAGCAGAAGCTTCCTGCAGCTCGTCCTGTTCATCTACAGCCTGTACATGTCGCTATGATGGCCTCACCAGCGTTCCACAGGACCTGCCCACAACCATCACGGACTTGGACTTAGGAGGGAATCAAATCACAACTTTAAGTCAGTTTGATTTATCACAGTATAGAAGCTTAGAAGATTTACATTTTGATCATAATGACATCTCTATCATCAATAGTCAAGCATTTTGTGACTTGACGAGGTTAACCAGATTAGTGCTGGACAATAACCGTATACCAACACTGAGGcctgacatgtttacagggctgggaaaTTTGCAGCACCTCAGGCTGTACAGTAATGAGATCAgagatattcaggctggaactttcagtcAAACACCACAACTGACAAGCTTGTCCATGCattataacaagttaacaaacctcaGATCTGAATTTTTTACAGGGCTGGGGGACTTACAGTACCTTTATCTCCCCTGTAATGACATCTATAATAtccaggctggaactttcagttcAGCCACACGGCTGACATACCTGGACCTTAGtgataacaagttaacaaccctcagatctgacatgttcacagggctgggaaaATTGCAGACACTTTTCCTATACACTAATGTCATCACTGATATTCAGGTTGGAACTTTCAATCCAACCCCACAACTGAGGACCTTGTACCTGCGTAATAACCGGTTAAAAATCATCAGATCTGGCGTGTTCgcagggctgggaaacttgtGGCGTATTCAGCTGTTCAATAATGACATAACCGATATAGAGGAAGGAACTTTTAATTCAATACCACAATATGAAACTTTGTCCCTGTATAACAATCGAATAACGGATCTTAGACATGGCACGTTCACAGGACAGGAAATCTTGCAAGAACTTAAACTGTACAATAATGACATTGCTGCTATTCAGGGTGGAAGTTTTGAGTCAACGCCAGAACTGGAAATCCTGCGCCTAAATGACAACAGGATAGCAAACCTCAGCTCTGACACGTTTACAGGGCCGGGCAACTTGCGGGAGCTTTACCTGCACAATAATGAGATcggtgatattcaggctggaactttcagttcaacaccacaactgacaACCTTGAGCCTGTATgaaaacaagttaacaaaccttAGATCTGGCATGTTCACGGGGCTGGGGAACTTGCCGAGTCTTCATCTATACAATAATGACATCACTGATATTGAGGCTGGAACTTTTagttcaacaccacaactgacaACTTTGAGTCTGTATGATAACAAGTTAACAATCCTCAGATCTGGCATGTTCACGGGGCTGGGGAACTTGGGGACCCTTCATCTATACAATAATGACATTACTGATATACAGGCCGGAACGTTTAATTCAACACCAAAAATTGAAACCTTGCGCCTGGATCACAACAGAATAGCCATCCttagatctgacatgttcacagggctagGAAACATGTGGGAGTTTTACCTGGACAATAATGACATTAGTGtcattcaggctggaactttcgaTCCAACAGGGCAGTTGTGGACCCTGCACCTACACAATAATCAGATTCTAAAAATTCATTGCAACACGCTGGTACCTTTATCGCGTCTAAGAGACCTCAGATTGTCAAACAACAACCTAACTATGTTTCCCTTTGAAGAGTTGTCGACTATTCATACAGTGTCTACTCTTTACCTTAATACTAACAAATTGACAATGCTTCCTTTACTGGCATATAACATACTTTCGTCCATTCAGCGTGTTAGAATTTACagcaacccctggcagtgtgactgttgGATGCTTCCTTTTAGGCTAGAAATGACTGGGCATCGTTCTTTTGAAGATCACATCATCTGTCGTCCTGACAATATCACTTCTGTACATCTTATAGACATTAACCCTCAAGAACTTATGTCAAACTGTCAAGAACCAACCGTACTGAGATTTCAGAGGAGTGACAATATGATGCTACAAAGGAAAAATCTCATTTTgatctgtgaagcttcaggaatccccacaccagacatcacagtcaccctcccatctggactgaatgTCACTGTGGAGTCAGTTGGGAGAGTGACTCATACAGTATGTAAAAATGGTACCATAATCATAAGAGACCTTACGGAAGCAGACAATGGTCTGTACACGTGTACTGCAGCTAGTCTTGTTGGCTCCACATCTGCTACACTATCTGTAAATCTAACTTTCGAAGAGCCAACCATTGGAAAGTTTAAAAGGAGCACAAATAACACATTGACACCTGGTGAAACACTACACTTGCTGTGTGAATCTTCAGGTTTCCCCACGCCAGACATCATAGTCATTCTCCCTTCTGGTGTGAACGCAACAGTTGAGTCagatgggagggtgactgtggatATCAATGCCAACATCATCATAAGAGACATTACTGCAGAAGACGCTGGTCTGTACGTCTGTATTGCAGCAAGTTCCATTGGCTCCACAAATGCCATACTTATTGTAAAAGTAACTTATGAGGAACCAACCATTGTAAGATTTGAGCGAAATAATAACGTATTTGATCAGGAAAAACCTCCCCATTTGTTCTGCaaagcttcaggaatccccacaccagacatcacagtcatcCTTCCATCTGGACAGAATGTTACTGCTGAGACAGGTGGGAGGGTGACTGAAGGGGAGAATGGCACTGTAACTATCCGGAATGTTACAGCCAAAGACGAGGGTCTATACGTCTGTACTGCTGTGAGTCCCGTTGGCtcaacattttcaattttttctgttGTTGACCTTCAACAGACATCTACAGTGTCTACTGCTCCCACTTTCTCCCTACCTGCCCTCATTGGAGCTATATTTGGTTCAGTAGCCGGTACTGTCCTCATTGGTGGCatcattctcacaatctggtgTAAGAGAAACAACAGGAGTCCTCCCAATGGTCCAGACTTCAGCGTTGTTTTTAACAATACAAACACCACAACTACTGTCATAACCAATAGTAAGACAGGGCATCTACAGACTATGAGTGATTCCTCGAATGACAGAAACTCCCAACATGTCTCACGGCCAGCTTCCTCCCAGTTCGAGCCTTACGAAGATGTGTTACCCCGTTCAAGTGACCCCAGACCAAGAGCTGCAGTTCTGAGGCAAACCGCTACGAGGCAGGCCCTTAGACCACCCAAGAGAAACAATGGTGAGCCTCCCCCAGTCCCTCCTCCCCGCACAGCTAGTGCTGGGTGTGATAACGGTACTGTACCTGAAGACAACCATGAAAGCTCACACCACTACCAACCTTTAAGAAAGCCAGAGAACAGCTCCTCCAGTGCAGGCGATTCTCAACACCATTACCAGTCTCTGCAGAGACCTCAACAGCCACACTGATGATTAAATTATCTTTAAAGATTTATCAGCAAACCTTTTAGTTCCGCGTCAAGCAATCATAAAGATTTGGTATCTCCTCTGAAGTTGAAATCATATCAATGCACGACTGAAAAGATTTTATAAATACACACCAGCCAACCACTTATTTGTAATCATTAGCTATCGTCTGTTAGTTATTGCCTTACATTAGAAACATTGTAACATATCAAAGAAAGATATAAGGAAACTGCTGATTTGGGATTTGTGGTGTTTATGGTTTCAGTACTGTCTAAAGAATAATGCAACAAGTCTGTACCCAAAACTCTGTTAAGGAAATTTGCGTAAgattatgtacagaaaacaccCTAAAAGTATTCATATTATAGAAGGTATCATCTGAAAGCATAGTGCTTTCTGGTTCATACGACAGTAATTATATCATATGTGAACTTTACATGTTACTGAGacttttgtcatgtttgtgaGATGATAAATTCCATAAATCATTTCATGCTCATTTCGTGCgtgtctttgtttttgttttatgtatgtttgCGTAGAACTTGTGTCTgcgtgcgtctgtgtgtgtgtgtgtgtgtgtatgtgtatgtgtgtatatatgtgtgtgtgtatgtatatatatgtgtgtgtgtgtgtgtgtgtgtgtgtgtgtgtgtgtgtgtgtgtatgtctgtgtatatatgtgtgtgtgagtgtgtgcgcgcacgcgtgtgtgtgtgaatttatgtttgtgcgtgtatgtatgtgtgtgtgcgtgtgtgtgtgtgtgtgtgtatgtgtgtgcgcgcgccaACATTTCTATACTCTTTTTACCCAGTAGCTACAGGTTGTTTACACCATTCCAATGGATATGGTTCAATGCAAGCTTTCTGTCTTCATCAATGTCAGCAGCTGGGGACTTGAAGTTCACCTGCAAATTACCTGTATCCGTAACTTGGCAACTTCGGCATGCATTCTTCTGTACAGGTTACAGCTGTCGTGTTCTGATTAATGTTTAACTACCCAGATCAATGTAGTCAAGACAACCACGCCGTCTGGCTAGTTCAGTTGCTGTTGTTTGACACGTAAGCGTAAGGAGCAGATACGTACAGGTGCAGCATTTAGAACGAGAGAAGACGTCCTCCAAGTCTTCCTGGCACGAAATTGTCCAGAGGAATTGTCCAGCTTGAAAGGTTAGCATTTTGCGTGTTCAGGATGTTAAGGTCTTCGAAAATTGATGATGGATGTGTTTCTAATCACACTCTTGAACAAATTAGAGTTGGTTCCTCTTTCTTTTCTGATTTTGGCAGAGATTCTTCAACAAATACGGTttaactttattctttatttcaggttaaaaacccatagacacacaaaagatacatacatatacattaaaatcTCTACCTGTACAATAAGTCATAACAGTTCTGGAAAAAAGAATTTCTGTAGAACATGTCTGACGTCAGCAAGTGATGGACAATGATATTATTGGAAGACGTTAATCTTTGTAGAAAAGAATAACACATTTTCCTACGCCTTGCTTCAAAGCTGTCGGTcaaattgtacacaaacatTGTGCTAGCACTGCATCGTCGTGGAAGATTCATGATAATCCGAAAACAGTTGTTATATGCGATCCGGCACTTAGAGAGGACACCCGCACTGACAGAATTCCATAATTGCGCGCCATATATTTGGCCACAGTACGCCATAAACAAGTTTTTCTTAACAGGTGTGGAACAAAGGGAAAACTTGCGATTTATACAATTAGCACGACTATACAGACTTTTCAGCTGCGCACGTACACAGTCGTCATCGCTAAGTGTAGGGTTTAGATGTACACCCAGATAAACAAATGAGGTCACATACTTCAGACTCGCACCATAGAGTTTTATATGAGGTGGTGGATACTGAAGTAACAGACGAGCACAGGGaaaatacatacaacatgttttttCAATATTAAACAATATGTCGTTTTCAAGACTAACCTCTTCGCATATCCCTACTAATCTCTGAAGAGACTTGATACTGGGACATATAAGACACAGGTCATCAGCATAAAGAAGATGGTTAGTTATGGACCCGCCCACATAACAACCAACCTTGGCATTGTTAAGCCTTACACTCAAATCATCTATATACAAGTTAAACAAATAAGGGGAAAGGAGACTACCCTGCCTCACTCCATTTGTAACGGAGAAGTAGGGAGACAGGATAGCCCCCCATCACAGAAtcaattttaccaagtttttctagaaaaacatCTGTATTGGCGTGCGAATCATATGGCATGTAAACACAAACAACTAGTAACTGGTTCTCACCTGTGTCTACCTTAATGGAGACCATACTGTCGTCCTCAATCTCAACAGGAGAGATTATGGGAGACAGTGTTTTTCTCCATAAGATACCGACACCACCAAAAGGGCGACCTTGCAGGATGCCAGCTTCTAGATTGATAGGTGACTTTCCACAGGCCATAATGTCATTGCTAATACTATTGAGGTAGGACAAGTCCGTTGGAAGAAGCCAGTGTTCTTGCAGCAAAACAATGTCAGACATATTGCACAGGTCCGTTACTGTCCGAACAGAGTTCTTCACAGATCTACAGTTAAAAGACGTAACAGTCAGAGAACTCTGGTTGGTAATTCTAGTCAGCTGTCACTCTCAACATCATCAGGGTCAAAGTAAGTTTGGTCATAATGTGTAAAAACTCAAAGTTAAGAAGTGCCAGATTGTCTGCAAAGAAAATTGCAAACTGTACAGCACATATAGATTATATGGTAATCTTGCACCACTACAGGAAGTGCATCATGGGTATAAAGCTACAAGGTGTGCTGATGTCCATCCTGGTCATCCTGTGGGTTTCCGTATCAGCAGAAGCTGACTGCAGCTCATCTTGTTACCCTTTCGGCTGCGGCTGCAGCAATCAGGACCTCACCAGCGTTCCACAGGACCTGCCCACAACCatcaccatcttggatttgacTAGGAATCAGATCACAACTATACGTCAGTCTGATTTCTCACGATATAGCAGGTTAACAATACTAGATCTATACAACAATTATATATCCACAATTAATAACCAAGCATTCTATCAATTGTCAAACTTAGTCTACTTATATCTTTACCAAAACCGTCTTAGAaccctcagatctgacatgtttacagggctggaAAACTTGCGGGAACTTAGTCTATACAATAATTACATCAGTGATATTGAGGCTGGAACTTTTAATATATCATCACAACTGAGTACATTGTCCCTTCATCATAATGAGTTAAGAaccctcagatctgacatgttcacagggctgggaaacttgtGGTATCTTAGGCTACACAATAATGACATCAGTGATATtgaggctggaactttcagtcAAACCCCACGCCTGAGAATCTTGCGCCTGTATGACAACAAGTTGACAAACCTCAGATcggacatgttcacagggctggggAACTTGGAGACCCTTTATTTACATAGTAATGACATAGTTTCTATCCAGGCAGGAACCTTCAATCCAACAACACAACTAGAAACCATATATCTACACTACAACCAAATTCAATCAATTCCGTCCAAGTTATTTGCAAATTTAACCCGACTAGTTGAGCTCAAACTGTCTCACAACAATATTCACACGGTTGGCTCAGGAGCCTTTACACTGCTTAGTAACTTACAGAAACTGGAGTTAAGCTACAATCAATTGAATGCAATTCCCACGTTTCAATACCTGCTTCCAGAATTAACCATACTCGACCTCAACAGCAACAACATAACAGACATTCCAGCGTATGCTTTTTGCAGTCATTCCAAATTGTCCATTCTTCATCTACATCACAACAGCATTTCAAGAGTTGCTACAACAGCTTTCAGGGGACTAAACCTGACTACGCTTTACCTGCATGAAAACGAGATAACTGAACTTCCTGATTATCTGTTCCTTGATTTGAACTATCTTAGCAGATTGTGGCTTCAAAGAAATTCCATCTCACACATATTTCCTAACACTTTCACAAACATGTCAAGTCTCTCCAAGCTAGATCTAGATCTGTCAGACAATAACATACACACAATCCCTGTTGACGAGTTGTCAAAAATCCAAGTAATTTCCAAACTTAACCTCAAGAACAACAGAATGAGGACACTTCCGTGGACAGCCTATGGCATGCTGTCATCCATATCAACTGCAAACATTGagaacaacccctggcagtgtgactgtggGATGCTTCAATTTAGGATAATGATGAACGCGTCTCATTCATTTGAAAACCAGATCAATTGCTCCCAGCCTTTCACCTTTGGTGAACAACCACTTCTGGATATCGAACTTCGCAATCTATTATCGCATTGTGAAGAGCCTACCATTGTAAAGTTTGATAGAATTGAAGGCATCTTATTT
Protein-coding regions in this window:
- the LOC118431645 gene encoding insulin-like growth factor-binding protein complex acid labile subunit; its protein translation is MGKTVPGVLMLFLVILKTAEAARDCHCSATYCHCSGRSLTNVPQDLPATITTLALSWNHITAISQSDFSRYSRLTSLSLDGNPISTINNQAFYHLSNLGTLDLSLNLIRNLRVDMFRGLGNLQDLTLFNNDISDIEAGTFRQTPRLTILYLYQNKLTNLSSDMFAGLGNLQDLRLYNNEISDIEVGTFNLTSQLTTLYLYQNKLTNLSSDMFTGLEKLQDLRLNNNDISDIQAGTFSQTPRLRTLYLYHNKLTSFRSDLFTRLGNLEDLRLYNNYISDIEAGTFSSTSQLTTLHLYQNKLTKLRSDMFAGLGNLEDLRLYNNEISDIQVGTFNPTPQLRTLYLRNNRLKIIRSGVFAGLGNLWHLTEADNGLYTCTAASLVGSTSATLSVNLTFEEPTIGKFKRSTNNTLTPGETLHLLCESSGFPTPDIIVILPSGVNATVESDGRVTVDINANIIIRDITAEDAGLYVCIAASSIGSTNAILIVKVTYEEPTIVRFERNNNVFDQEKPPHLFCKASGIPTPDITVILPSGQNVTAETGGRVTEGENGTVTIRNVTAKDEGLYVCTAVSPVGSTFSIFSVVDLQQTSTVSTAPTFSLPALIGAIFGSVAGTVLIGGIILTIWCKRNNRSPPNGPDFSVVFNNTNTTTTVITNSKTGHLQTMSDSSNDRNSQHVSRPASSQFEPYEDVLPRSSDPRPRAAVLRQTATRQALRPPKRNNGEPPPVPPPRTASAGCDNGTVPEDNHESSHHYQPLRKPENSSSSAGDSQHHYQSLQRPQQPH